The following coding sequences are from one Corticium candelabrum chromosome 20, ooCorCand1.1, whole genome shotgun sequence window:
- the LOC134195785 gene encoding fibrillin-1-like: MTRTFLTDTLNLAGTKETTFSWTPSADQNNDIFLVCFMAFDDDNGASEQRCITLVTGADIPSISLHSRFPNNVSIFTPGLDEAHIAFSKEIGYPSVSRYLRVFEFYTNRLVETIDTSKSSNVWILSDLLTVVFRMKSTYRLGVKYYILMDEGAFVSNNGCSGGGIATEGLLIKTDWSFTTSLFCTLDDECHSNATCRLSSCVCQSGLRGDGINDCTDIDECEEKTDNCHTKANCDNIKPLFLCTCLSGYSGNGTFCADIDECTLGFDSCDANEVCVNVIGSYRCDCLVRHERLMEEFVDIDECAQAIHNCHLYATCINTVGSFSCTCDIGFSGDGAFCDDINECLHRSPCGVNADCRNTMGSFACDCRAGYEAVNKTCGDINECARNLDNCHASAKCSNTMGSFQCKCITGYESNGTYCHDIDECERGISNCHTDAVCTNTLGAFSCSCQSGFKGNGKNCTDINECARMTHNCVQDTEICVNTIGFFLCWCKTGFMLIGNVCIDINECLEKSLCGSNGDCRNTAGSFVCDCHCGYEYNGIVCEDINECNRDVNNCHSRAQCTNQAGSFTCRCLPGFMGNGITTCVDCFNNTDCHEDAQCDHYNTCVCNAGFTGDGKYDCSDLNECTGVTHNCHEDTECVNTIGSFNCLSQTRSGESGNASCFDLQNCTQNWLTQRDWWMNVNAKWRHSMRNCFEWLSSSLTDTYYDEDTPIRQWRYIMQQYLHELNVWLKFVSDVLTLDVPSSVSFNETNPEKLWDEVQSFVSRMSNLLYEHIGNTNNVMAFNSTCLCENKQVGQWVLATALSEEATDDLEKTFGGQCDVLHATHSNL; the protein is encoded by the exons ATGACTCGAACTTTTTTGACTGACACGCTTAATTTGGCTGGTACTAAGGAGACAACGTTTAGCTGGACACCCAGTGCAGACCAAAACAATGATATtttccttgtttgttttatggcATTTGATGATGACAA TGGTGCATCTGAACAGCGGTGCATAACCCTAGTCACTGGAG CTGATATTCCAAGCATCAGTCTTCACTCTCGATTTCCGAACAATGTATCTATATTTACACCTGGCTTAGATGAAGCTCACATAGCATTCTCTAAGGAA ATTGGTTACCCATCTGTATCAAGGTACCTTAGAGTTTTTGAATTttatacaaacagactggtTGAAACAATTGACACCTCAAAGTCATCGAACGTTTGGATTTTGTCTGATTTACTAACAGTAGTTTTTAGAATGAAAAGTACATACAGGCTCGGAGTTAAATACTACATTCTCATGGATGAGGGAGCATTTGTATCTAACAATGGTTGTTCTGGTGGTGGGATAGCAACTGAGGGTCTTCTAATAAAGACTGATTGGTCATTTACCACATCTTTGTTTTGTACTCTGGATGATGAATGCCATAGCAATGCAACCTGCAGGTTGTCttcttgtgtttgtcagtcaggGTTGAGAGGAGATGGAATAAATGATTGCACTGATATTGATGAGTGTGAAGAGAAAACTGATAACTGTCATACTAAGGCAAATTGTGACAACATTAAGCCTCTCTTTCTGTGCACTTGCTTAAGTGGATATTCAGGGAACGGGACATTTTGCGCAGACATTGATGAATGTACTCTGGGCTTTGACAGTTGTGATGCCAATGAAGTCTGTGTCAATGTCATTGGATCCTACAGATGTGATTGCTTGGTTCGACATGAGAGGCTAATGGAAGAATTTGTTGACATTGATGAATGTGCTCAAGCAATACACAATTGTCACTTATATGCTACTTGTATAAACACGGTCGGCTCATTTAGTTGTACTTGTGATATAGGATTTTCTGGCGATGGAGcattttgtgatgacatcaATGAGTGCTTACATAGATCACCTTGTGGTGTAAATGCTGATTGTCGTAATACAATGGGGTCTTTTGCATGTGACTGTCGTGCTGGATATGAAGCAGTCAACAAGACTTGTGGTGATATAAATGAGTGTGCACGGAACTTAGACAACTGCCATGCAAGTGCTAAGTGCTCTAATACAATGGGATCTTTTCAATGCAAGTGTATCACTGGATATGAAAGTAACGGGACATATTGTCATGACATTGATGAGTGTGAAAGGGGTATCAGTAATTGCCATACTGATGCAGTGTGCACAAATACACTAGGGGCTTTCAGTTGTAGCTGTCAGAGTGGGTTTAAAGGAAATGGCAAAAATTGTACGGATATTAATGAGTGTGCAAGAATGACTCATAACTGCGTACAGGACACAGAGATTTGTGTTAATACAATTGGGTTTTTTCTTTGCTGGTGCAAAACTGGATTTATGCTAATTGGAAATGTGTGTATAGATATTAATGAGTGCCTTGAGAAAAGTTTGTGTGGCAGTAATGGAGACTGCCGTAATACAGCTGGATCGTTTGTTTGTGATTGTCACTGTGGTTATGAATACAATGGCATTGTCTGCGAAGATATCAATGAGTGTAACAGGGATGTTAACAACTGCCATTCTCGCGCTCAGTGTACCAATCAAGCTGGGTCATTTACTTGTCGATGTCTGCCAGGATTTATGGGAAATGGCATTACTACTTGTGTTGATTGTTTCAATAACACAGATTGTCATGAGGATGCACAATGTGATCATTATAATACTTGTGTGTGTAACGCCGGGTTCACAGGTGATGGCAAATATGACTGTTCTGATTTGAATGAGTGCACTGGTGTAACCCATAACTGCCATGAAGATACTGAATGTGTTAATACAATTGGATCATTTAACTGTCTAAGTCAGACAAGATCTGGTGAAAGTGGAAATGCTTCGTGTTTTG atctccaaaattgCACGCAAAATTGGTTAACTCAGAGAGACTGGTGGATGAATGTCAATGCTAAATGGAGACACTCGATGAGGAATTGTTTCGAATGGCTAAGTAGCTCACTAACTGACACCTATTATGATGAAGACACACCCATTCGACAGTGGCGCTACATAATGCAACAATATCTGCATGAATTGAATGTTTGGTTGAAGTTTGTCTCGGATGTGTTAACACTCGACGTTCCATCTTCTGTTTCTTTCAA